AAACAAAATGTAAACAGTTTGTAACAAGGAAAAGGGTTTTTTTAAGGTGGGCAGAATAAATTCAAGCAAAGGGGTTATTCGGAAGAGTAATCCGGCACACTTAGGGGGGAGAGCCATGAGAATCGACGTCCACGTGCATATCCTGTCTCCGGATTTCATCCGGGACATCCAGAGGAACCTGGAACGGGACGCCCACTTCAAGCTGCTTCACGAGGGTCCGAAAGCCAAATTTGCAACAGCCGAGGATGTCCTGGCCAATATGGAGAAAACGGGGATCGACAGGTCAGTAGTGTTTTCCTTCCCCTACCGCGACCTGGGGATGTGCCGGGAGGGGAACGACTACATCATTGAAACGGTGAGGCGCTACCCCGACCGGTTCATCGGCTTTGCGGTCGCTCCACCCCAGGAGCCGGGGATGGAGCAGGAGCTGATCCGCTGCCGGGAAGCCGGGCTGAAAGGGGCAGGAGAGATCATCCCTGCCGCC
This genomic stretch from Bacillota bacterium harbors:
- a CDS encoding amidohydrolase family protein, with the translated sequence MRIDVHVHILSPDFIRDIQRNLERDAHFKLLHEGPKAKFATAEDVLANMEKTGIDRSVVFSFPYRDLGMCREGNDYIIETVRRYPDRFIGFAVAPPQEPGMEQELIRCREAGLKGAGEIIPAAVHVDISDQKQVGRFAGVCRELNFPILMHANELVGHYYPGKGKMGPEHAYHFAVNNPENKIIFA